In the Fibrobacter sp. UWP2 genome, AATAAATTCCATAATCGATGAATACGGTTTTAGTAGGACTAGAGAGCACAATTTTAAATTTTATGGTGGCGATGCTAATAAGGGAGTTTCAGAATACAATCGAAAAAAATTTTTACTTTTAAGAGATTATTTTAACAGCTATCCTAAAAAAAACAACAAATATTACATATTACTTTACACATTAATTCTTTTTGGATTTAACAATCAATTACGTTTTAACAGTAAGGGTGAGTTTAACCTACCTGTTGGAAAACGCGACTTTAATGTAGCAATAGAAAACAAATTAGTAAAATTTCTCGATGCGTTAAGATCACAGAATTGCTGCTTTATGAATAAAGATTTTAGACAATTTGATTTTGAGGAATTTGTCCCTT is a window encoding:
- a CDS encoding DNA adenine methylase; translation: MQRTQIKKYIASPLNYIGGKARILDQILPLLPSNISTFVDLFCGGCNVGMNVIANNTIYNDISKPLISLLKTFRKMKNSTIINGINSIIDEYGFSRTREHNFKFYGGDANKGVSEYNRKKFLLLRDYFNSYPKKNNKYYILLYTLILFGFNNQLRFNSKGEFNLPVGKRDFNVAIENKLVKFLDALRSQNCCFMNKDFRQFDFEEFVPFLVENPGLQLV